A region of the Culex quinquefasciatus strain JHB chromosome 1, VPISU_Cqui_1.0_pri_paternal, whole genome shotgun sequence genome:
ACGTGACTTGACTTTTGCGTACGCCGATGACTCGCTGATCGTGTCCGACGAGAGAGGCTGCAGCGAGCGCTGTTTGAACGAGGATCGATTCACCTGCGCGGGGTACAGCTACCACAACAGTTCGGGAAGGTCGACCTGTTCGCTGCATTCGGATGATCTGACCTCGCTGGGGCCGAAGGCGATCCGGGTGGATTTTGATTCCGTTTATGGACGGCGGGTGCGCTGCTTGGACGTGACCGCCCAGTGTTACGACGAGCGGATTGAGGTCGGGTTTGTGCCTCCGGAGGGATTCGCGGGGCGGATCTACCTTAATACGGTGCATGGGAACTGTAGCTACGACGAAACGATGGCTAATGGGACGAGGATGCTGACGATCATGACCGGAAATGAGGTTGTCGAATCGCGGTGTGGAATTCGACGCGCGTTCATCAAGGGCAATGTGAACAAGTATGGTTTTGAGGTATGACCCAAAATTAAGATAATAATTACGGTTCTTTTTTAGCTTCCTGGTATTCGGTTACGTCTACATCCAGCAACATCCAATGGTTCGAACGCAAGCAGATCGCCTGTTGAAAGCAGGTTGCATCCATCACTTGAACTCAACAAACATTACCAATCTTATGAGCAACCTTCCCATGAAGTCCACGGTAGATTTCATCCCACAAAGTCAATCGCTGAGCTTCGGCTCAACGGTCCTCCTAAACGGAACATCTAagatcaccaaaaaagtcaccGTCCATCTGTATGACGTAGAAACCCAGGCGGAACTCTTCGAAGCCGCCCTTGGCCAACTCGTCGAAATGCGAATCGTCTCCAAAGATCGCAACTTCGACCTCGCCCCTTACGACCTGATCGCGTACTCCGGCGAAGAATCCATCCCCCTGCTAGACTCGAAAGGATGCCCCCTGGATCGACGACTGTTCCCCGGCTTTCGGAAGCAAAAAACGACCCCCGGCCTCACCTTGCAGGCACGCTTCCACGCGTTCACCTTCCCGCGCTCAACCATGCTGAACTTCCGGCTGACGATCAAGTTCTGCTACGAGTCGTGCCCGAAAGTGGTGTGCTTTTATCAATAAACTTTATTTTAGATTCTGAAACTGACTTGACTGAGTTGCGTTGCGTGGGTATGACTAAAAACAAGCTGCTGTATTTGTAATCTCTTGTGGCGGGTGCGGTGAAGCTACGGTACGCTCTACTGCGGTATCCGGTCCCTCAGGTAAGCCATTATGGACTCGGTGCCCTTTTCCAAGATTTGATGGCGTGGTTGGCGGAAAGCATTTCCGATGATTTCCAACGTGCTGAAAGAAAGAAGTCGCTTACCAATTTGTCTCCAAAACGGTTAAATCATGACTCACGTGATGTTCTTCAGCATTCCGAGGATCGGCGGAACCtgcttgatgttgttgttggccACATCCAGCGTGGCCAGGCGGGGCAGTGCGCCCAACCCATGCTCGGAAGCGTCGAGCTCCTCGATCTTGTTACCCCGGGCCAGCAAAATCTCCAGCCCTTTTAGCTCGTAGACGCACGGAGGAATCTGCTTCAGCTGGTTGTTTGCGACGTTGAGTTCGCGCAGCGTGACTAGCAAGCCAACAACTTCCGGTAGATCGGTCAGCTGGTTATTGGATACGTTCAGATAGCTGATCCGCTCAAATTGGGAAAAGAACATCGGGATGGTTTTCAGCGCGTTGAAGCTGACGTTCAACTCCGTCATTATGCTGGCCAGATGAGTCAGCCCCGCGGGAATTTCCATCAGCTTGTTCTTGCTGATATCAATGTTGTACACCGAAGCTTCCATCGCATCCAAAAACACCTGCTCGGGGATGTCGATCAGATTCTTGTTGCTCACGATCATCGATCGACCCTTCTTCATCTGGTACACATCCGGGAAGGTACTCTCCTCGAACGGCACTCGAACCTTCTCCGAACTCTTCCCCGGACCATCGCGATCCTTCAACGTCTTCAAGATTCGCTGCGTACCACACTGAATGATATCTCGCCGGATCGATCGTATCGGATTGCCGTCGACCTGCAGACTCACCAGGTGAGCCAGCGTTGACAAGCAAGACGGCAAGCTGCTGATCGAGTTGTTCGACAGATCCAGCCGCGTCAAACTGGCAAGCATCGAAATCTCGTCCGGCAGCTTCTCGATCTTGTTGTCGCGCAGATCGAGTATCTTCAGCTGGGGCAAGTTTTCGCAGAAATCAGCCGGGATCGACTTGATAAAATTGTTCGAAATGTGCAACTCCTTCAGCGCGTCACATCCGGTAAAATCGGGCAACTCGCCAACGTCGTTGTGCTGCACGTACAGACATTCCAGCTTCCGCAGCTCCCCCATCACTGGTGGTAGCAGCTTTAAATCGTTCTTGGCCAGATCCAACTTATGAAGGTctgttttggaagaaaaatgttAGCTTTAAATAAGATCCAAATTCAAAAGGAAATCATACTTCTCAAATTGACAATGTCGTTGGGTAGTTCGGTAAGCCGGTTATTGTTAAGGGTTAGCTGCTGAAGCCGCACCAGAAAGCCGATCCCACCGGGCAGCGAGTTAAGACTGTTAAAGGAAATGTCCAGCACTTCCAGCATGATGAGGTCGCTCACGTTCGCGTGGATCTCGGCAAAGTCGTTGTGCGACAGGTTTAGGCTCTTCAGCTCGCGCAGGTTGAAGAAGCTCTCCGGCAGCTCCGACAGCTTGTTGCGGCCCAGGCTCAGCTTGGTTAGTTTGGTGAGGCAGCCGATCCCCTCGGGGAGGGCGGTTAGTGCGTTATCTTGGAGCTGCGGGAAAATGCCCGGATGGAAATGTTTGGTAAGTTTCGGTTACAGAATTATGTTTGCCTTGTAAGTTCAGAATAAGGTACTACCACTTTCTATCGGAATTTATTATTGCTTATGATATGTTGTTAGAATtgatttaaagttattttaataaagctagtttgttttcaaatacagtccggattcgattatccgtagcATCGATTatccgatttttgaatttccaaagtTCGATTTTCCAAATTACATTTGTatgggataatcgaatcacaaaaaaagggtttttttttcaattttaacagcaaattcgatttttgcgaccccattttagtcaaatttgaatcaactacagtcatcccacatattcggaacacccacaaattcggaacacttttatgataatttgtcaatagcatgccaaaagtagcttttctgtcgaccttactttttttagaaccttcatttggacattatcttgctatttcactagtaaaagtagtacttttttaacaaaaaacttcattccaagactattttgtccacagcagcaaaacactgcctccaaatggcctgtttcataattgtgggatgttattgtgcctcccacaattgtggaacacctgaatttaacagatattttcacaaaaaaaagttatcaaaccatgtataaaacatcgctaagcttgagtttcattggtttcagtgagtgaaatcattatttgttaataaatatgtactcctggagagatccaaagtttgtttacattcgtaagaaaaaagtgtttcgaatttgtggatttcaagggtcaaagtaattcttaaaaaacttcatataaaggtaaaaatttgcagatgttcgatacagcaatagaaagatcgcaagaaaagctttcaaacgaaggtaaaagcgaatcattaagttcaattatcgatttgctatgattttttgaacattggccgatctggaatccgttccgaatatgtgggatggctgtattgcctattaaattacaaaatgcacttttcaatatttcatcaccaccattttggccgccatcttggatttgcaAATTCTAATCACTTTAGTGCATCTAGTAGCGCATTTTGTTCGTGTTTAAATTATCCAAAGTctaatacaaaccttcggataatcgaactttggaaaatcgaaacttcggataatcaaggctAAAGATTatcaaactttggataatccaaACATCGGATAATGGAGGCTTCGGATAGCCGAGCCTGGACTGCACTCTGCTTATTTCAGAATCGAGTTTCCAATGTTCAATCAAAGTAGGCGTTTTTggttaacaaaaacaaaattgatgattttttttaattaaacctgTCTCTTGATATAGACTTTCTtgaaaattcaagcaaaaacaTGTCACTGG
Encoded here:
- the LOC6032082 gene encoding uncharacterized protein LOC6032082, encoding MLIRVALPLLFAIYFHSATSGASPKCAHSIVFNKLLGMRPPSTNSTVIPLYAAASKSREESAVNVRCARICREDLLCHGYLLVFSQNTCYGYSTAAAMNPEGMTAVAASRYEHIDDDVDANYQLVADANVAFFVKTCLDVPAKCSSKLFPLVTIPGAGLVGQNDRLLPRLVTREECANACFHLKKNFRCRSARFVRSFRNNRHRLRLKVESAPLGQCYLSGGDRFTHPESFRYGGWGDDEEYLENQCEGWVRGAASCSFEQQRDLTFAYADDSLIVSDERGCSERCLNEDRFTCAGYSYHNSSGRSTCSLHSDDLTSLGPKAIRVDFDSVYGRRVRCLDVTAQCYDERIEVGFVPPEGFAGRIYLNTVHGNCSYDETMANGTRMLTIMTGNEVVESRCGIRRAFIKGNVNNFLVFGYVYIQQHPMVRTQADRLLKAGCIHHLNSTNITNLMSNLPMKSTVDFIPQSQSLSFGSTVLLNGTSKITKKVTVHLYDVETQAELFEAALGQLVEMRIVSKDRNFDLAPYDLIAYSGEESIPLLDSKGCPLDRRLFPGFRKQKTTPGLTLQARFHAFTFPRSTMLNFRLTIKFCYESCPKVVCFYQ
- the LOC6032083 gene encoding leucine-rich repeat-containing protein 40 isoform X1; amino-acid sequence: MKPRAVRSRIRQQELNPVFHWQNKEEDDKVLSKARIKQALKSGVLNLAGQGLATVPEKVWNLSDSEDCDKDAAAAAVRYDLDRTNEEDSWWNQKSLTTLDLSSNTLTSISENVKNLGDLTVLNLQDNALTALPEGIGCLTKLTKLSLGRNKLSELPESFFNLRELKSLNLSHNDFAEIHANVSDLIMLEVLDISFNSLNSLPGGIGFLVRLQQLTLNNNRLTELPNDIVNLRNLHKLDLAKNDLKLLPPVMGELRKLECLYVQHNDVGELPDFTGCDALKELHISNNFIKSIPADFCENLPQLKILDLRDNKIEKLPDEISMLASLTRLDLSNNSISSLPSCLSTLAHLVSLQVDGNPIRSIRRDIIQCGTQRILKTLKDRDGPGKSSEKVRVPFEESTFPDVYQMKKGRSMIVSNKNLIDIPEQVFLDAMEASVYNIDISKNKLMEIPAGLTHLASIMTELNVSFNALKTIPMFFSQFERISYLNVSNNQLTDLPEVVGLLVTLRELNVANNQLKQIPPCVYELKGLEILLARGNKIEELDASEHGLGALPRLATLDVANNNIKQVPPILGMLKNITTLEIIGNAFRQPRHQILEKGTESIMAYLRDRIPQ
- the LOC6032083 gene encoding leucine-rich repeat-containing protein 40 isoform X3; protein product: MPEKVWNLSDSEDCDKDAAAAAVRYDLDRTNEEDSWWNQKSLTTLDLSSNTLTSISENVKNLGDLTVLNLQDNALTALPEGIGCLTKLTKLSLGRNKLSELPESFFNLRELKSLNLSHNDFAEIHANVSDLIMLEVLDISFNSLNSLPGGIGFLVRLQQLTLNNNRLTELPNDIVNLRNLHKLDLAKNDLKLLPPVMGELRKLECLYVQHNDVGELPDFTGCDALKELHISNNFIKSIPADFCENLPQLKILDLRDNKIEKLPDEISMLASLTRLDLSNNSISSLPSCLSTLAHLVSLQVDGNPIRSIRRDIIQCGTQRILKTLKDRDGPGKSSEKVRVPFEESTFPDVYQMKKGRSMIVSNKNLIDIPEQVFLDAMEASVYNIDISKNKLMEIPAGLTHLASIMTELNVSFNALKTIPMFFSQFERISYLNVSNNQLTDLPEVVGLLVTLRELNVANNQLKQIPPCVYELKGLEILLARGNKIEELDASEHGLGALPRLATLDVANNNIKQVPPILGMLKNITTLEIIGNAFRQPRHQILEKGTESIMAYLRDRIPQ
- the LOC6032083 gene encoding leucine-rich repeat-containing protein 40 isoform X2, with protein sequence MWFCPVGDQQPTRRAQTTRIPYPRRRYRKIRVPEKVWNLSDSEDCDKDAAAAAVRYDLDRTNEEDSWWNQKSLTTLDLSSNTLTSISENVKNLGDLTVLNLQDNALTALPEGIGCLTKLTKLSLGRNKLSELPESFFNLRELKSLNLSHNDFAEIHANVSDLIMLEVLDISFNSLNSLPGGIGFLVRLQQLTLNNNRLTELPNDIVNLRNLHKLDLAKNDLKLLPPVMGELRKLECLYVQHNDVGELPDFTGCDALKELHISNNFIKSIPADFCENLPQLKILDLRDNKIEKLPDEISMLASLTRLDLSNNSISSLPSCLSTLAHLVSLQVDGNPIRSIRRDIIQCGTQRILKTLKDRDGPGKSSEKVRVPFEESTFPDVYQMKKGRSMIVSNKNLIDIPEQVFLDAMEASVYNIDISKNKLMEIPAGLTHLASIMTELNVSFNALKTIPMFFSQFERISYLNVSNNQLTDLPEVVGLLVTLRELNVANNQLKQIPPCVYELKGLEILLARGNKIEELDASEHGLGALPRLATLDVANNNIKQVPPILGMLKNITTLEIIGNAFRQPRHQILEKGTESIMAYLRDRIPQ